A region from the Salicibibacter cibarius genome encodes:
- a CDS encoding DNA primase — MNKKLLYGILSGIFTVGMLAACNGGDQPDDGGDQPDDDGGEMDDGGPDNGNGDMDDDMDMDMEDDMEEGA; from the coding sequence ATGAACAAGAAATTATTGTATGGCATATTATCCGGAATCTTTACCGTTGGAATGTTGGCGGCTTGTAATGGCGGAGACCAACCGGATGATGGCGGAGATCAACCGGATGACGACGGTGGAGAAATGGACGATGGCGGACCGGACAATGGCAACGGGGACATGGATGATGATATGGATATGGATATGGAAGACGACATGGAAGAAGGCGCCTAA
- a CDS encoding viroplasmin family protein, which yields MAKKKYYVVWKGRNPGIYQSWPECQEQVSGYKGARFKSFSSKEEAERAYHSGTKTPSEHSKKQETYIKESISVDVGTRGNPGPVEYRGVYTKDGSILFERKPFSKGTNNMGEFLAIVHALDWQAKQEMERPIYSDSQTAITWVENKKAKPTLPRDKTTKEIWDAIDWAEKWLQTHKISVPIKKWDTQAWGEIKADYERK from the coding sequence ATGGCAAAAAAGAAATATTATGTCGTTTGGAAAGGTCGGAACCCCGGCATTTATCAGTCATGGCCCGAATGTCAGGAGCAAGTGAGCGGCTATAAAGGTGCCCGCTTTAAATCTTTTTCAAGCAAGGAAGAAGCAGAACGTGCGTATCATTCAGGAACGAAAACCCCGAGTGAACATTCGAAAAAACAGGAAACGTACATAAAAGAGAGCATTTCCGTAGATGTCGGCACGCGTGGGAATCCGGGCCCGGTGGAGTACCGGGGAGTGTATACAAAAGACGGAAGTATTTTGTTTGAACGAAAACCTTTTTCAAAAGGCACCAATAACATGGGAGAATTTCTCGCGATCGTCCATGCATTGGATTGGCAAGCAAAACAGGAAATGGAACGCCCGATTTATTCCGATTCACAGACGGCAATCACATGGGTAGAAAATAAGAAAGCAAAACCGACGCTCCCTAGGGATAAAACGACTAAGGAAATCTGGGATGCTATCGATTGGGCAGAAAAATGGTTGCAAACGCATAAGATTTCCGTACCAATAAAAAAATGGGACACGCAAGCATGGGGAGAGATCAAAGCAGATTACGAAAGAAAATAA
- a CDS encoding alpha/beta fold hydrolase translates to MHHYFRYYGLPTNIDYRRFSMNVDGDFVVMQRFTPPQPKEEILLLHGFMEHVGMLAPFICSLTEQGNSVSAVDFQGHGLSGGERHRVDNFREYEVTLGKALETLGEENIHPRVIIGHSTGAGVAAHYILSERHLPWRKLILVAPLARSRGWRPAKLGYYAANMFVEEIPRRYRHNSSDPTYVEKQRADPLQSGRIPLAWVRAMFEWEGRFRKLAPHSMDVDIIQGTDDQTVAWEHNLRFFEEKFPNAAIALIEKGKHQLLNEGEPIRSIVFRLIHRSIGGRL, encoded by the coding sequence TTGCATCATTATTTTCGTTATTATGGGTTACCAACCAACATCGATTATCGCCGTTTTTCAATGAACGTTGATGGTGATTTCGTTGTTATGCAACGCTTCACGCCTCCACAACCTAAGGAAGAAATTTTACTCTTGCATGGATTTATGGAACACGTCGGGATGCTTGCTCCATTTATCTGTTCATTAACCGAGCAGGGAAACAGTGTATCAGCGGTGGATTTTCAGGGGCATGGCCTATCCGGCGGAGAACGGCATCGTGTCGATAATTTTCGGGAATACGAGGTAACCTTGGGAAAAGCACTGGAAACGTTGGGAGAAGAAAACATTCACCCGCGTGTCATCATTGGCCATAGCACGGGCGCGGGGGTGGCTGCCCATTACATACTATCCGAGCGTCACTTGCCTTGGCGAAAATTAATTCTCGTTGCCCCGTTGGCACGTTCCCGCGGGTGGCGACCTGCGAAACTTGGGTACTACGCTGCCAATATGTTCGTGGAGGAAATTCCGAGGCGCTATCGGCACAATTCATCGGATCCGACCTATGTAGAGAAACAACGTGCAGACCCTTTGCAATCCGGGCGTATTCCACTCGCGTGGGTGAGAGCAATGTTTGAATGGGAAGGACGCTTTCGCAAACTTGCCCCTCATTCGATGGACGTTGACATTATACAGGGGACAGATGACCAAACGGTAGCCTGGGAGCATAATTTGCGTTTTTTTGAGGAAAAGTTTCCGAATGCCGCGATCGCATTAATTGAAAAGGGGAAGCATCAATTGCTTAATGAAGGAGAGCCGATCCGTTCTATCGTCTTTCGATTGATTCACCGAAGCATAGGCGGCAGATTATAA
- a CDS encoding FbpB family small basic protein: MRRPFRTSFSELVDQNKQDLEQDSDMLESIERRVEDKQLRRLKKRSNQKKALS, encoded by the coding sequence ATGCGCAGACCATTTCGTACGTCATTTTCAGAGTTGGTTGATCAAAATAAACAGGATCTTGAGCAAGATTCGGACATGCTCGAGTCTATTGAAAGACGCGTCGAAGACAAGCAACTTCGCCGCCTTAAAAAAAGAAGCAATCAAAAAAAGGCGCTCTCCTAA